The Prevotella sp. E2-28 genome includes the window GATTATGCAGCACAATATTCTGAAGCACGATTTCACCTATTGCGGTATCATTTACCTTGCCAATGGTGACGAGCGTCTGGCCTATCAGAAAATCAGTAGTGAGCCTATTCTCCACAAGAAAACCTTTCAGGAACTGACCACGACCGAGCTCTACGAACTCCTCAGGGTGCGCAGCGAGGTGTTTGTGGTTGAGCAGAACTGTGTTTATCAGGATCTGGATTATGACGATCAGGCGTCCGTTCACCTCTGGCTCACCGTGAAGGGAAAAGTGGTTGCTTTGGCTCGTGTTTGTCCCGCTGGCACCCATATGCAGGAGATTTCTATTGGCAGAGTCATTACCACCGAGCGCGGAAAGGGCTACGGCAGGCAGATTATGCTTCACGCCATTGATACAGCCATAGCACACTTTCAAGCCACGCACATCGATATTGAGGCACAGGAGTATGCCAAGGGCTTTTATGAGGGTGTGGGCTTCTGTCAGTCGTCCGATACTTTCATGCTCGATGGCATCCCTCATATCCGAATGACTTGGAAAAAGTAAACGAAATGATGTATATGACTTAGCATTCGTAAGTATGGTACTTAGCATTCGTAAGTATGGTACTT containing:
- a CDS encoding GNAT family N-acetyltransferase gives rise to the protein MTNIREARPSDIKDIMQVMEAAKKIMRQSGNMHQWTDGYPSDAAILCDMDKGGGFVIENDGRIVAYFAFLSSPEPTYARIYQGEWVDDTLPYHVIHRIASYPDVHGIFSSIMDFCFSRDANIRIDTHKDNLIMQHNILKHDFTYCGIIYLANGDERLAYQKISSEPILHKKTFQELTTTELYELLRVRSEVFVVEQNCVYQDLDYDDQASVHLWLTVKGKVVALARVCPAGTHMQEISIGRVITTERGKGYGRQIMLHAIDTAIAHFQATHIDIEAQEYAKGFYEGVGFCQSSDTFMLDGIPHIRMTWKK